A single region of the Ciconia boyciana chromosome 13, ASM3463844v1, whole genome shotgun sequence genome encodes:
- the LOC140659204 gene encoding hydroxyacylglutathione hydrolase-like protein isoform X1, which produces MKVKVISVLEDNYMYLVIEESTRDAVAVDAAVPKRLLEIVRKEDVVLRAILTTHHHWDHARGNEELARLCPGLRVYGADERIGALTHKVTHNQELTFGAIRVRCLFTPCHTSGHMCYFMWEDGSPDAPALFSGDTLFVGGCGRFFEGTAEQMYTNLTQILGALPKETKVFCGHECTVRNLKFALKVEPENEIVKKKLAWAKQRDDEDLPTVPSTLQEEFLYNPFLRVTEEPLQKFTGKTDPVEVLRTLRTEKDNFKKPKERPNPQAMLAFDWGLFSPFLEKK; this is translated from the exons ATGAAGGTGAAGGTGATTTCTGTCCTGGAGGACAACTACATGTACCTGGTCATCGAGGAGAGCACCCGCGACGCCGTCGCGGTGGACGCCGCCGTCCCCAAAAGG TTGCTGGAAATCGTCAGGAAGGAGGACGTGGTGCTCAGAGCGATCCTCACCACCCACCACCACTG GGACCACGCGAGGGGCAACGAGGAGCTGGCGAGGCTCTGCCCTGGCCTGCGGGTGTACGGTGCCGATGAGCGGATCGGGGCCCTGACGCATAAGGTGACCCACAACCAGGAGCTGACG ttTGGGGCCATCCGGGTGAGGTGCCTCTTCACCCCCTGTCACACCTCGGGCCACATGTGCTACTTCATGTGGGAGGACGGCTCCCCGGACGCTCCGGCTCTCTTCTCAG GTGACACCCTGTTTGTGGGAGGCTGCGGGAGGTTCTTCGAGGGGACGGCGGAGCAGATGTACACCAACCTCACCCAAATCCTGGGGGCTTTGCCGAAGGAGACG AAGGTGTTCTGTGGCCACGAATGCACCGTCCGAAACCTCAAGTTCGCCTTGAAAGTGGAACCGGAGAATGAAATAGTGAAGAAGAAACTCGCGTGGGCCAAA CAGCGGGATGACGAGGACTTGCCCACGGTGCCCTCCACGCTGCAGGAGGAGTTCCTCTACAACCCCTTCCTGCGGGTCAC GGAGGAGCCCTTGCAGAAGTTCACGGGCAAGACGGACCCAGTGGAGGTGCTGAGGACCCTCCGCACTGAGAAGGATAACTTCAAGAAGCCCAAGGAGCGGCCCAATCCCCAGGCCATGCTCGCGTTCGACTGGGGACTTTTCAGCCCCTTCCTTGAGAAGAAGTGA
- the CIAO3 gene encoding cytosolic iron-sulfur assembly component 3 encodes MASHFSGVLQLTDLDDYIGPSQECIKPVKVEKKPGKAAAKIRIEADGSYFQINQDGGAQKLEKAKITLNDCLACSGCITSAESVLITQQSHEELCKMLTFNKTAAPNEQKLVVLSVSPQSRASLAARCKMGVLETAKKLTAFLKSLGVHYVFDTTFSRNFSLLESQREFVKRFRKQSEDKKALPMLASACPGWICYAEKTHGSFIIPYISTTKSPQQVMGSLVKGHFAEQQHLTPDQIYHVTVMPCYDKKLEASRPDFFNQEYQTRDVDCVITTGEVLKLLEQEGVSLSDVDPAPLDTMFSSAAEEELTSHSGGGSGGYLEHIYKYAAKELFGVQVDAIQYKPLKNKDFQEVTLEKDGVVLLQFALAYGFRNIQNLVQKLKRGKSPYHYVEVMACPSGCLNGGGQIKLDGESSKDQLQQVERLYESLKTDIPEKNRTVNELYEQWLGGVESEKAAQALHTEYHAVEKTSAGFNIKW; translated from the exons gaaTGTATCAAACCtgtaaaagtggaaaaaaagcctggaaaagcagcagctaagATCAGAATTGAAGCAGATGGAAGCTATTTTCAGATCAATCAG GATGGAGGAGCACAAAAACTGGAAAAGGCTAAAATTACTCTGAATGACTGTTTAGCTTGTAGTGGCTGCATTACATCAGCAGAGAGTGTTTTAATCACTCAACAGAGCCACGAAGagctctgcaaaatgctgaCTTTTAACAAG ACTGCCGCTCCCAATGAACAGAAGTTGGTGGTGCTTTCTGTTTCACCACAATCCAGAGCTTCGCTAGCTGCAAGATGTAAAATGGGTGTTCTGGAAACAGCAAAGAAGTTGACCGCGTTCTTAAAGAGTTTAG GTGTGCACTATGTATTTGATACAACTTTCTCAAGAAACTTCAGCCTATTGGAGAGCCAACGAGAGTTTGTAAAACGCTTTCGAAAGCAATCTGAAGACAAAAAGGCTTTGCCAATGCTAGCTTCTGCCTGTCCAG GTTGGATCTGCTATGCAGAGAAAACCCATGGCAGTTTCATCATTCCTTATATCAGTACCACCAAGTCTCCACAGCAGGTCATGGGCTCCTTGGTCAAGGGCCATTTTGCAGAACAGCAG cACTTAACACCTGACCAGATATACCATGTAACAGTAATGCCCTGTTATGACAAAAAGCTAGAGGCTTCAAGGCCAGACTTTTTCAACCAAGAGTACCAAACTCGTGATGTGGACTGTGTAATCACCACAG GAGAAGTGCTAAAGTTGTTGGAACAAGAAGGAGTATCTCTATCAGATGTAGATCCTGCTCCTTTGGATACCAT GTTTAGTagtgctgcagaagaggagctCACTAGCCACTCCGGAGGTGGTTCTGGTGGCTATTTGGAGCACATCTACAAGTATGCAGCCAAGGAACTCTTTGGAGTTCAGGTGGATGCAATTCAGTACAAACCTTTAAA AAACAAGGACTTCCAGGAGGTGACACTAGAGAAGGATGGAGTAGTCCTGCTCCAGTTTGCTTTGGCATATGGGTTTCGGAACATACAGAACTTAGTGCAAAAGCTGAAACGAGGGAAATCGCCCTATCACTATGTTGAAGTCATGGCTTGCCCATCAG GCTGTTTAAATGGAGGTGGTCAGATCAAACTAGATGGTGAATCCAGCAAGGACCAGCTTCAGCAAGTTGAGAGGTTGTATGAGTCTCTTAAGACTGACATTCCAGAGAAGAACCGGACTGTAAATGAACTGTATGAGCAGTGGCTGGGTGGCGTGGAGTCAGAAAAGGCTGCGCAAGCTTTGCATACAGAGTACCACGCAGTGGAGAAAACAAGCGCTGGATTTAACATCAAATGGTGA
- the LOC140659204 gene encoding hydroxyacylglutathione hydrolase-like protein isoform X2, with translation MKVKVISVLEDNYMYLVIEESTRDAVAVDAAVPKRLLEIVRKEDVVLRAILTTHHHWDHARGNEELARLCPGLRVYGADERIGALTHKVTHNQELTFGAIRVRCLFTPCHTSGHMCYFMWEDGSPDAPALFSGDTLFVGGCGRFFEGTAEQMYTNLTQILGALPKETKVFCGHECTVRNLKFALKVEPENEIVKKKLAWAKRDDEDLPTVPSTLQEEFLYNPFLRVTEEPLQKFTGKTDPVEVLRTLRTEKDNFKKPKERPNPQAMLAFDWGLFSPFLEKK, from the exons ATGAAGGTGAAGGTGATTTCTGTCCTGGAGGACAACTACATGTACCTGGTCATCGAGGAGAGCACCCGCGACGCCGTCGCGGTGGACGCCGCCGTCCCCAAAAGG TTGCTGGAAATCGTCAGGAAGGAGGACGTGGTGCTCAGAGCGATCCTCACCACCCACCACCACTG GGACCACGCGAGGGGCAACGAGGAGCTGGCGAGGCTCTGCCCTGGCCTGCGGGTGTACGGTGCCGATGAGCGGATCGGGGCCCTGACGCATAAGGTGACCCACAACCAGGAGCTGACG ttTGGGGCCATCCGGGTGAGGTGCCTCTTCACCCCCTGTCACACCTCGGGCCACATGTGCTACTTCATGTGGGAGGACGGCTCCCCGGACGCTCCGGCTCTCTTCTCAG GTGACACCCTGTTTGTGGGAGGCTGCGGGAGGTTCTTCGAGGGGACGGCGGAGCAGATGTACACCAACCTCACCCAAATCCTGGGGGCTTTGCCGAAGGAGACG AAGGTGTTCTGTGGCCACGAATGCACCGTCCGAAACCTCAAGTTCGCCTTGAAAGTGGAACCGGAGAATGAAATAGTGAAGAAGAAACTCGCGTGGGCCAAA CGGGATGACGAGGACTTGCCCACGGTGCCCTCCACGCTGCAGGAGGAGTTCCTCTACAACCCCTTCCTGCGGGTCAC GGAGGAGCCCTTGCAGAAGTTCACGGGCAAGACGGACCCAGTGGAGGTGCTGAGGACCCTCCGCACTGAGAAGGATAACTTCAAGAAGCCCAAGGAGCGGCCCAATCCCCAGGCCATGCTCGCGTTCGACTGGGGACTTTTCAGCCCCTTCCTTGAGAAGAAGTGA